A window of Carcharodon carcharias isolate sCarCar2 chromosome 35 unlocalized genomic scaffold, sCarCar2.pri SUPER_35_unloc_2, whole genome shotgun sequence contains these coding sequences:
- the LOC121274204 gene encoding arf-GAP with coiled-coil, ANK repeat and PH domain-containing protein 2-like: MHSMLSYLNAEHTYFHQGYDLLVDLDPLIKNMSAQLDQIAAELAVEQKDMERKQISAQQQENVAELGIEYLGRAHPGIDIEGYLFRRASRSSRTWSRSVLREN; the protein is encoded by the exons ATGCACTCG ATGCTGAGCTACCTCAATGCCGAGCACACCTATTTCCACCAGGGCTATGATCTGCTCGTCGACCTGGATCCCCTGATTAAGAACATGTCCGCTCAG CTGGATCAAATCGCTGCAGAATTAGCCGTTGAGCAGAAAGATATGGAGCGGAAGCAGATCTCAGCCCAGCAGCAG GAGAATGTGGCTGAGCTTGGGATAGAGTACCTGGGCAGGGCACACCCAGGCATCGACATTGAGGGCTACCTCTTCAGACGCGCTTCGAGATCATCGAGAACGTggagcaggtcagtactgagggaga attga